One stretch of Patescibacteria group bacterium DNA includes these proteins:
- a CDS encoding type II secretion system protein → MQKTNTFGFTLVELLIVVVIIGILAAVVYFALDPTRRFGESRDATRWSEVNAMLNAVLKYQIDYDGDLPAGIDSASTTAQVLGANASGCDSGCTNGGTTVSACLDLSDSLVNKYIDSIPEDPRTGTPGFTDYYLNKSANGGITVGACDPEQTAAISVTR, encoded by the coding sequence ATGCAAAAAACCAACACATTCGGTTTCACGCTCGTAGAGCTCCTGATCGTCGTCGTCATTATCGGCATCTTGGCTGCGGTTGTGTATTTCGCCCTTGACCCGACCCGCCGCTTTGGCGAGAGCCGCGACGCCACCCGCTGGAGCGAAGTGAACGCCATGCTGAACGCCGTGCTAAAATATCAGATTGATTATGACGGTGATTTGCCGGCCGGTATTGACAGCGCTTCTACCACCGCGCAGGTTCTTGGCGCAAACGCCAGCGGCTGTGACAGTGGCTGTACCAATGGAGGTACAACGGTTTCCGCGTGTTTGGATCTCTCGGATAGTTTAGTCAATAAATATATCGATTCTATTCCAGAGGATCCAAGGACCGGGACCCCTGGTTTTACGGATTATTATCTCAATAAATCCGCCAACGGCGGCATCACGGTCGGTGCTTGCGATCCGGAACAGACCGCGGCAATCTCGGTTACTCGATAA
- a CDS encoding FecR family protein yields MLNFNANKLNKAFLDSRPEKLGPEDKELFELGGKLAQTRLVDSRNIEIDAFFAETLKEKLYYGWADEKQERVARKKSIYRYASGLTFAFSAIVLAIYLGIRFFVPFGTDPVITNNNFIIPPPTPVGAPIMATLVYTQGTVEIWENNYWASAAVETLVTAQRQIRTGEASRAVLAFSDGSAIRLGANAHIIVEEANENSIIIQQIVGESYSRVSKSGSLVYTVRSLNAETTALGTAFGVEIEGAGSIHESTLLAVRALESNVNLKMYGASGTSERILLQGEKAVIENRADSKQQSTSISSITDSELAIEFYSWNRELDSLSGQPLGRLENIFAPAETAPAVVGAASEPAAAAPVAPAAKPVEIKQEAKILLYASPNERGVYLNWIIENIESPYGFNIIQGTTTNPTFPPDNYFHFPYSYGRHYFYPLQAAGEYHFRICAHNENGSCGAYSNEVMVQF; encoded by the coding sequence ATGCTGAATTTTAACGCCAATAAATTAAATAAAGCCTTTCTTGACAGCCGACCCGAAAAATTGGGCCCGGAAGATAAGGAGCTTTTTGAGTTGGGCGGCAAACTCGCCCAGACCCGACTCGTTGACTCAAGGAATATTGAAATTGACGCTTTTTTTGCCGAAACTCTGAAAGAGAAACTGTATTATGGCTGGGCCGACGAAAAACAGGAGCGTGTCGCGCGCAAAAAATCAATCTATCGTTACGCCTCGGGTTTGACGTTCGCTTTCTCCGCGATCGTGCTCGCTATTTATCTCGGAATCAGATTCTTTGTGCCATTCGGAACGGACCCGGTAATAACAAATAATAATTTCATTATCCCGCCCCCGACGCCCGTCGGGGCGCCAATTATGGCAACTCTTGTTTACACGCAAGGAACGGTTGAAATTTGGGAAAATAATTATTGGGCATCTGCCGCCGTGGAGACGCTCGTCACGGCCCAGCGCCAAATACGTACCGGCGAGGCAAGCCGCGCGGTTCTTGCTTTCAGCGACGGCAGCGCGATACGGCTTGGCGCGAACGCGCATATTATCGTTGAAGAAGCCAATGAAAACTCCATCATCATTCAGCAGATAGTTGGTGAGAGCTACAGCCGCGTGAGTAAAAGCGGCTCACTTGTCTACACCGTGCGCTCGCTCAATGCCGAGACCACGGCGCTCGGCACGGCTTTTGGCGTGGAAATTGAAGGCGCGGGGTCGATTCATGAATCGACCCTACTTGCGGTCCGGGCGCTTGAAAGCAATGTGAATTTAAAAATGTACGGCGCGTCCGGAACCAGCGAGCGGATCCTGCTCCAAGGCGAAAAGGCGGTGATCGAAAATCGCGCCGACTCGAAACAGCAATCAACCTCAATTTCGTCAATTACGGACAGCGAACTGGCAATAGAATTTTACTCATGGAACCGCGAGCTTGATTCACTCTCCGGCCAGCCACTCGGCCGGCTGGAAAACATCTTTGCTCCGGCTGAAACCGCCCCGGCGGTCGTCGGTGCGGCATCCGAACCGGCAGCCGCGGCTCCAGTCGCGCCGGCAGCCAAACCGGTTGAAATAAAACAAGAGGCGAAAATTCTGCTCTACGCCTCTCCGAACGAACGCGGCGTTTATCTCAATTGGATAATTGAAAATATAGAATCGCCATACGGCTTTAATATCATCCAAGGCACAACGACGAATCCGACTTTTCCACCGGATAATTATTTCCACTTCCCCTATTCGTACGGCCGGCATTATTTTTACCCGCTTCAAGCCGCGGGTGAGTACCATTTCCGCATCTGCGCGCATAATGAAAACGGCTCGTGCGGCGCATACAGCAATGAGGTCATGGTGCAATTCTAA
- a CDS encoding RNA polymerase sigma factor, with translation MAMDRNKERLLVIQAKRNMQAFEELYYYYLPKIFGYIMNRVGHRQEAEDLTSQTFAKALANLGRYEERGISFGAWIYRIATNVIIDNARKKKEWAMDPEVIRERVADTCPISPQESVCLLETGEELRECLDQLKPEYQEVLSLKFFEELDNHEIAVILGCRASAVAVRVHRALKSLRQIAERVNLLQTDEYAEF, from the coding sequence ATGGCTATGGACCGCAACAAAGAGCGTTTGCTCGTCATTCAGGCAAAAAGGAACATGCAAGCTTTTGAAGAGCTGTACTATTACTATTTGCCAAAAATCTTCGGATACATCATGAACCGCGTCGGACATCGCCAGGAAGCCGAGGATCTGACCTCGCAGACATTCGCTAAGGCGCTCGCGAACCTGGGACGCTACGAGGAGCGCGGCATCAGCTTTGGAGCCTGGATATACCGCATTGCCACCAACGTTATTATTGACAACGCCCGGAAAAAGAAAGAATGGGCCATGGATCCGGAAGTTATCCGCGAACGCGTGGCTGACACTTGTCCGATTTCTCCCCAGGAAAGCGTCTGCCTCTTGGAAACCGGCGAGGAACTTCGGGAGTGTCTGGACCAGCTCAAGCCCGAATATCAGGAAGTGTTATCGCTTAAATTCTTTGAAGAATTGGATAATCACGAAATTGCCGTAATCCTGGGCTGCCGCGCGAGCGCGGTCGCCGTGCGAGTGCACCGCGCGCTCAAATCTCTGCGTCAAATCGCCGAGCGCGTAAATTTACTACAAACCGACGAATATGCTGAATTTTAA
- the era gene encoding GTPase Era yields MDIPDKKSGFVVLVGRSNVGKSTLLNALVGTKVAITTPKPQTTRHALQGIVHHKRGQIVFIDTPGIFHKGKDILTKKLNVRARESMRNIDALIYVIDPTKPIGPEERELLALVDTINKPKFLVINKSDIPNPPFIEEYKALAKNFNDMISVSAIDAKNLGLLMEKVLDVLPEGEPFYPEHQLTNVENKLWFAELIREKVFMRLHQELPYSTNVEVDEIEERETGVLYIRARILTHTPRYKGMIVGKGGHMIKSIGQSARRDIEAITQKKVYLELEVEVSEHWAEAF; encoded by the coding sequence ATGGATATTCCGGATAAAAAATCCGGCTTCGTGGTTCTCGTCGGCCGGTCAAATGTCGGCAAATCAACGCTTCTAAATGCGCTGGTCGGCACCAAGGTCGCCATCACCACGCCAAAGCCGCAAACCACCCGGCACGCGCTCCAGGGCATCGTGCACCACAAGCGCGGGCAGATTGTTTTTATTGACACGCCCGGCATTTTCCACAAGGGCAAGGATATTTTGACAAAAAAATTAAATGTACGCGCACGCGAATCAATGAGAAATATCGACGCCCTGATTTATGTCATTGACCCGACCAAACCAATCGGCCCGGAAGAACGTGAGCTCCTCGCCTTGGTTGACACGATAAATAAACCTAAATTTTTGGTTATAAATAAATCCGATATTCCCAATCCCCCGTTCATTGAGGAATATAAAGCGCTTGCAAAAAATTTCAACGATATGATTTCGGTTTCGGCGATTGATGCCAAGAATCTCGGCCTCCTGATGGAAAAGGTTCTGGATGTGCTGCCCGAGGGTGAACCATTCTATCCCGAGCACCAGCTCACGAACGTTGAAAATAAACTCTGGTTCGCCGAACTCATCCGTGAAAAAGTTTTTATGAGACTGCATCAGGAGCTTCCTTATTCAACGAATGTTGAGGTTGATGAAATCGAGGAACGAGAAACCGGCGTACTCTATATCAGGGCGCGCATACTAACACACACGCCGCGTTACAAGGGAATGATTGTTGGAAAGGGCGGCCACATGATAAAATCGATCGGCCAATCGGCGCGGCGCGATATCGAAGCAATTACGCAAAAAAAAGTTTATCTTGAACTCGAGGTTGAAGTATCTGAGCATTGGGCAGAGGCATTTTAG
- a CDS encoding glycosyltransferase yields the protein MLSIIIPTYNEEQLLPRLLASIKEQDYCDYEIIVADAASSDRTPAIAAEFGARVVPGGLPPVGRNRGAATTTGEKILFLDADVVLPRRDFLSSAIQEFDSRALDIATCRVDPIGDKKIDKLFHWFYNFYTACLASIRPHAPGFCILVRRHLHEKLGGFDEEIKLAEDQDYSQRAAKLGQFGFLSEYLPVSTRRFERDGRLNVIFKYVICEFYMMLFGGPKSDIFKYRFGYPKDKTLK from the coding sequence ATGCTAAGCATCATAATCCCAACCTATAACGAAGAACAGCTTCTGCCGCGTCTGCTCGCTTCCATCAAGGAGCAGGATTATTGCGATTACGAAATAATTGTGGCTGATGCCGCCTCAAGCGATCGTACGCCCGCGATTGCCGCCGAATTCGGCGCGCGCGTGGTGCCAGGCGGATTGCCGCCGGTGGGACGCAATCGCGGCGCCGCGACGACCACGGGCGAGAAGATTCTGTTTTTGGATGCGGACGTGGTTTTGCCGCGCCGCGATTTTCTCTCCAGCGCGATCCAGGAGTTCGATTCGCGCGCCCTGGATATCGCCACCTGCCGGGTCGATCCGATAGGCGACAAAAAAATCGATAAGTTGTTTCATTGGTTTTATAATTTTTACACCGCGTGTCTGGCTTCAATCCGACCGCACGCCCCTGGGTTTTGCATTCTGGTGCGCCGCCATCTGCATGAAAAACTGGGCGGTTTTGACGAAGAAATCAAGCTCGCCGAAGACCAGGATTATTCCCAGCGCGCCGCCAAACTCGGACAATTCGGCTTTCTTTCCGAATATCTGCCGGTTTCCACGCGCCGGTTTGAACGCGACGGCCGGCTCAATGTCATCTTCAAATATGTTATCTGCGAGTTTTATATGATGCTTTTCGGCGGGCCGAAAAGTGACATATTCAAATATCGCTTCGGCTATCCGAAGGATAAAACATTAAAGTGA
- a CDS encoding PKD domain-containing protein: protein MRRKIFIFAFAILFALGVQPAFAYTYDIGIQQAGIFFSKTRLIADDQIRIYARIQNYGTTDVAGYVAFFKGNEKIGDSQVVTVRAGGLDDEVYVDFTVPRGMFNIRAEIKGQNPGDENPANDVEITTMLYPEIDDDGDGIPNGDDNCDSVANPDQEDTDRDGLGDVCDPDDDNDGVPDDREQDEGTNPTDPDTDNDGFDDSEDSYPLDPARHEVPPAETAESRPEEQPESPAKTEEQSTRQETIAEDEEVVTPEETLPVKELPSLGNLQISPYASFSFCRLTWNQYEFQALGAMRENYTYHWEFGDGENSDSEKISHTFAKSGDYTVSLEVTDLGGNIARDEVYISISFFNFDNWKLRALVGGFLAAVVIILIILGRMAQKSQEKHGSTNK, encoded by the coding sequence ATGCGGAGGAAAATTTTTATTTTCGCTTTTGCGATATTGTTTGCCCTTGGCGTCCAGCCGGCGTTTGCTTATACATACGACATTGGTATTCAGCAGGCCGGCATATTTTTTTCCAAAACCAGGCTCATTGCCGACGATCAGATTCGCATCTATGCGAGAATTCAGAATTACGGTACTACCGACGTGGCCGGCTATGTCGCGTTTTTCAAGGGAAATGAAAAGATCGGAGACTCGCAGGTCGTGACCGTGCGCGCCGGCGGTTTGGATGACGAAGTTTATGTTGATTTCACCGTGCCGCGTGGCATGTTTAATATCCGCGCCGAAATCAAGGGCCAGAATCCGGGGGACGAGAATCCGGCAAACGACGTGGAGATAACCACTATGTTGTATCCCGAGATTGATGACGACGGCGACGGTATTCCGAACGGCGACGACAATTGCGATAGCGTGGCCAATCCGGATCAGGAAGATACTGATCGTGACGGCTTAGGCGATGTCTGCGATCCGGATGATGATAATGACGGCGTGCCGGACGATCGGGAGCAGGACGAGGGCACCAACCCCACCGATCCGGATACCGACAATGATGGCTTTGACGATTCCGAAGATAGCTATCCACTTGACCCGGCCCGCCACGAGGTTCCGCCGGCCGAAACCGCTGAGTCTAGGCCCGAAGAACAACCCGAATCCCCGGCAAAAACCGAGGAACAAAGCACTCGGCAGGAAACCATCGCCGAGGATGAGGAGGTTGTAACCCCCGAAGAAACTCTGCCAGTCAAAGAACTTCCATCGCTCGGTAATCTGCAAATTTCTCCGTATGCTTCATTCAGTTTCTGTCGGCTTACCTGGAACCAGTATGAGTTTCAGGCCCTCGGCGCCATGCGCGAGAATTACACATATCACTGGGAGTTTGGCGACGGCGAGAACTCGGATTCGGAAAAGATATCTCACACGTTCGCGAAGAGCGGGGATTACACCGTCTCGCTTGAGGTCACCGACCTCGGCGGCAATATCGCGCGCGACGAAGTCTATATCTCAATCAGTTTTTTCAATTTTGACAACTGGAAACTCCGTGCGCTGGTCGGCGGATTTCTGGCGGCGGTCGTAATAATTCTCATTATTCTCGGCCGGATGGCGCAGAAAAGTCAGGAAAAACACGGAAGCACTAATAAGTAA
- the murJ gene encoding murein biosynthesis integral membrane protein MurJ: MREKLKNFFNGKSTSIISAAVIVAAASFASRLLGVVRDRILAGQFGAGDELDIYYAAFRLPDLVYSLLVAGALSAGFIPIFAELISGDKSQKAAWRVANGVLNIVFLGTAALCAILALLAPYIIPFVTPGFSGEKLEFTIQLSRIMFLSPLFLGLGAVFGGILQTHKRFILYSVAPIFYNLGIIFGALFLVDRFGLAGLAYGVAIGAFLHFAVQIPGAYALGWRYSPALPLGDKHVRKIGKMMVPRVLSLAVNNINIIVITAIASTLAAGSVAVFNLANNLQYFPVGIIGFSFAIAAFPTISEFAASESWEKFRKAFSNTVRDILFFMIPASIVFLLLRAQIVRVILGYGEFSWEDTILTADALAFFALSLFAQAIVPLLVRMFFAVKNTATPFIAAILSAALNIALALWLIEPLGVVGLALAFTAASIFNAVFLWVALRFRVGYLFEFTIIQSLYKITVAALAMGLVIQVSKYLVEPFVNMQTFIGILTQGAVAGGLGLLVYCLVCLILRSPEMLNFKASLQRKLFKKYYKPQESLEGADKL, from the coding sequence ATGCGTGAAAAACTGAAAAATTTCTTTAATGGCAAATCAACCAGCATAATTTCCGCGGCCGTGATTGTCGCGGCTGCTTCTTTCGCAAGCCGGCTCCTCGGCGTGGTGCGCGACCGCATTCTCGCCGGCCAGTTCGGCGCCGGCGACGAACTTGATATTTATTACGCTGCGTTCCGCCTGCCCGATCTTGTCTACAGCCTGCTTGTCGCCGGCGCGCTTTCGGCCGGATTTATTCCCATCTTCGCCGAACTCATTAGCGGCGACAAATCGCAGAAAGCGGCTTGGCGCGTGGCGAACGGTGTCTTGAATATCGTTTTTTTGGGCACGGCCGCGCTTTGCGCCATTCTTGCTCTGCTCGCGCCTTATATCATTCCGTTTGTCACGCCCGGATTTTCCGGCGAAAAGCTTGAATTCACTATTCAACTCTCGCGCATCATGTTTCTCTCGCCGTTATTTTTGGGCCTTGGTGCCGTGTTCGGCGGCATCCTGCAGACGCATAAGCGCTTCATCCTGTATTCAGTCGCGCCCATATTCTATAATCTGGGCATCATCTTCGGCGCGTTATTTTTAGTGGACCGCTTCGGCTTGGCCGGGCTCGCTTACGGCGTGGCAATTGGCGCATTTTTGCATTTTGCGGTGCAGATTCCCGGCGCGTACGCGCTCGGCTGGCGCTACTCGCCGGCTCTGCCCCTTGGCGATAAGCATGTCCGGAAAATCGGCAAAATGATGGTGCCGCGCGTTTTGAGCCTCGCGGTCAACAATATTAATATCATCGTCATCACGGCCATTGCTTCAACCCTTGCGGCCGGCAGCGTGGCGGTTTTTAATCTCGCGAACAATCTTCAGTATTTTCCGGTCGGCATTATCGGTTTCTCGTTTGCTATTGCCGCGTTTCCGACCATCTCCGAATTCGCGGCATCCGAATCCTGGGAAAAATTCAGAAAAGCATTTTCCAATACCGTGCGCGATATTCTTTTTTTCATGATCCCGGCTTCAATCGTCTTCCTTCTGCTCCGCGCCCAGATCGTGCGCGTCATTCTGGGTTATGGCGAGTTTTCTTGGGAGGATACCATTCTCACCGCCGACGCGCTCGCGTTTTTTGCTTTAAGCCTTTTTGCGCAGGCAATCGTCCCGCTTTTGGTGCGCATGTTTTTCGCGGTAAAAAATACGGCCACGCCGTTCATTGCCGCCATACTTTCGGCCGCGCTCAATATCGCGCTCGCGCTCTGGCTCATTGAGCCGCTTGGCGTGGTCGGCCTTGCTCTCGCGTTCACCGCCGCGAGCATCTTTAACGCCGTTTTTCTCTGGGTGGCTTTGCGTTTCCGGGTCGGATACCTTTTCGAATTTACAATTATCCAGTCTTTGTATAAGATAACCGTTGCGGCGCTTGCCATGGGCCTGGTCATCCAGGTTTCCAAATATCTAGTTGAGCCGTTTGTGAACATGCAGACATTCATCGGTATTCTGACGCAGGGCGCGGTCGCCGGCGGGCTCGGGCTTCTGGTCTATTGCCTCGTCTGCCTGATCCTCCGCAGTCCGGAAATGCTGAATTTTAAAGCCTCTCTGCAGAGAAAATTATTTAAAAAATATTACAAACCCCAGGAGAGCCTGGAAGGAGCAGATAAACTGTGA
- the lepA gene encoding translation elongation factor 4, whose protein sequence is MNNLRNFCIIAHIDHGKSTLADRFLELTGTVDKRKMKEQILDSMDLEREKGITIKLQPVRMEYEGYILNLIDTPGHVDFNYEVSRSLAAVEGAILLVDATQGVQAQTLGNLYMALEQNLAIIPVLNKIDLQNADVERCREELVKLIGCKREEIFEVSAKTGKNVEQVLRAVIREVPPPFGEASAPLQALIFDSDYDEYKGVVADVRLKNGELYPGDRIRLVGTAAPTEALEVGYFRPQLVKSAKLAAGDIGYIVTSLRTIKDCRVGDTITLESNPAALLPGYKEVRPMVYAGIFPRDGAEYARLREAMDKLKLNDAALAFEPERSQALGFGFRCGLLGMLHLEIVQERLRREYNLDLVVTIPSVAYKIFDTKGEEITIKSAQEMPDPSRVEHIEEPWVSVDIVTPKEFVGNIMSLVSERRGIYKNTEYLDPSRTIMHYDIPLAAVIVDFYDKLKSASSGYASLNYEFIGYRQAKIIKLTILVAEETVEALSMLVPEDEAYREGKRIVTLLKESLPRQQFVIKIQAAIGGKIIAAERLSAFRKDVIAKLYGGDVTRKNKLLEKQKKGKKKMMSRGHVEIPTETFLKVLKR, encoded by the coding sequence ATGAACAATCTCCGCAACTTTTGCATCATTGCCCATATCGACCACGGTAAGTCCACGCTGGCTGACCGTTTTTTAGAATTAACAGGCACGGTTGATAAAAGAAAAATGAAAGAGCAGATTCTGGACAGCATGGATCTTGAGCGCGAAAAGGGGATCACCATCAAACTCCAGCCCGTGCGCATGGAATACGAGGGATATATTTTAAATCTGATTGACACTCCCGGGCATGTTGATTTTAATTACGAAGTTTCGCGGTCATTGGCCGCGGTTGAGGGCGCGATTCTCTTGGTTGACGCGACCCAGGGCGTGCAGGCGCAGACACTCGGCAATCTGTATATGGCCCTGGAGCAGAATCTCGCCATCATTCCGGTATTGAATAAAATTGATCTGCAAAATGCCGATGTCGAACGCTGCCGCGAGGAGCTCGTGAAACTCATCGGCTGTAAGCGCGAAGAGATTTTTGAAGTTTCGGCCAAGACCGGCAAAAATGTTGAACAAGTACTCCGGGCTGTGATTCGCGAAGTTCCGCCCCCGTTCGGCGAGGCGTCCGCTCCCCTCCAAGCTTTAATTTTCGATTCCGACTACGATGAATATAAAGGCGTTGTCGCCGACGTGCGTTTGAAAAACGGGGAGCTGTATCCCGGTGACCGCATCCGGCTCGTCGGCACCGCCGCGCCGACCGAAGCGCTTGAAGTCGGATATTTCCGGCCCCAGCTTGTGAAATCCGCCAAACTCGCGGCCGGCGACATCGGTTACATCGTCACGAGCCTTCGGACGATCAAGGATTGCCGCGTCGGCGATACCATCACCCTGGAAAGCAATCCGGCGGCGCTTCTGCCCGGATACAAAGAGGTCAGGCCCATGGTTTATGCCGGCATTTTTCCGCGCGACGGCGCCGAGTACGCCCGCCTGCGCGAGGCCATGGACAAGTTAAAATTAAATGACGCGGCCCTCGCTTTTGAACCCGAACGCTCGCAGGCGCTCGGCTTCGGCTTCCGTTGCGGGCTCCTCGGCATGCTTCATCTTGAAATCGTGCAAGAGCGGCTCCGGCGCGAATACAATCTGGATCTCGTGGTCACCATTCCGTCGGTGGCTTACAAAATATTTGACACCAAGGGAGAAGAGATTACCATCAAGTCCGCGCAGGAGATGCCCGACCCGTCGCGCGTTGAGCATATCGAAGAGCCGTGGGTGAGCGTGGACATCGTTACCCCCAAAGAGTTTGTCGGCAATATCATGTCGCTCGTCTCCGAACGCCGCGGCATTTACAAAAACACCGAATATCTGGATCCGAGCCGCACGATTATGCATTATGACATTCCGCTCGCCGCCGTGATTGTTGATTTTTACGATAAACTTAAGAGCGCGTCATCCGGATACGCTTCGTTAAATTACGAATTCATCGGCTATCGCCAGGCCAAGATAATCAAGCTCACGATCCTGGTGGCCGAAGAAACGGTTGAAGCCCTGTCCATGCTTGTGCCCGAAGATGAAGCCTACCGCGAAGGCAAGCGCATCGTCACCCTGCTCAAAGAAAGCCTGCCGCGCCAGCAGTTTGTCATCAAAATTCAGGCCGCGATCGGCGGCAAGATTATCGCCGCCGAGCGGCTTTCCGCCTTCCGCAAGGATGTCATCGCCAAACTCTACGGCGGGGACGTCACGCGCAAAAACAAACTTCTGGAAAAACAGAAAAAGGGAAAGAAAAAAATGATGTCCCGCGGCCACGTGGAAATCCCGACTGAAACATTTTTGAAAGTACTTAAAAGATAA
- the recJ gene encoding single-stranded-DNA-specific exonuclease RecJ, protein MRKAWKIAEAVSPDYCARFPEISPVVVQLLANRGLESQEQIDEFLAPDFTRDIKDPFLFTRMRDAVERVFQAIEAREKITVWSDYDADGVTSGTIARSVIREVGAKLGYDGELVDFYIPHRDLEGYGLNQAGVERIAKEGCKLLVATDCGIGNANEIAWLRKKGIDVIVIDHHQVPDRLPDAIIIHTSTPGEIYPFKPFAAAGVAFKFACALITAGRERGIDFSPGFEKWYLDLVAIATVTDMMPLIGENRTLEKFGLVVLAKTRRPGLRKLFEAAGIASEKLDTRSIGFQIGPRLNAASRMDHANQAFALLNAEDEKQAAELATELCSLNQQRRDITKETYDQAIAQIGDPGNRKILFSRNESWPPSIVGLVAGKVCDDYYRPVILIGREGERWLGSGRSIPEFDITAALHSAEEHLARFGGHPGACGFDMKSEADIAPFIEKLTKYAEERLACVALAPAINIEAELGLDETNFDLVHALAEFAPHGMNNPKPIFLARDLTVVSFETMGMDQKHLKIAVKTPAGATKKLVGFGIAGRISELKVGAKLELAYELDINQWNGNQELQFKIIDFKL, encoded by the coding sequence ATGCGCAAGGCTTGGAAAATCGCCGAGGCCGTGAGCCCGGATTATTGCGCCCGGTTTCCGGAAATCTCACCGGTCGTGGTTCAGCTTCTGGCGAACCGTGGCCTTGAGAGCCAGGAGCAGATTGACGAATTTTTGGCGCCGGATTTTACGCGGGATATTAAAGATCCTTTTTTATTTACGCGCATGCGCGACGCGGTTGAGCGCGTTTTTCAGGCGATTGAGGCGCGGGAAAAAATTACGGTCTGGAGCGATTACGACGCCGACGGCGTCACGAGCGGCACAATTGCGCGCTCGGTTATCCGCGAGGTCGGAGCAAAGTTGGGCTATGACGGCGAGCTGGTTGACTTTTACATTCCGCACCGCGACCTGGAAGGCTACGGCCTCAATCAGGCCGGGGTTGAAAGAATCGCCAAAGAGGGGTGCAAACTTCTGGTTGCCACGGATTGCGGCATCGGCAATGCCAATGAAATCGCCTGGCTCCGGAAAAAAGGAATCGATGTCATCGTAATCGACCACCACCAGGTGCCCGACCGCCTGCCGGACGCGATTATTATTCATACTTCAACGCCCGGTGAGATTTATCCGTTCAAGCCCTTTGCCGCGGCCGGCGTGGCGTTCAAATTTGCCTGCGCCCTGATTACCGCAGGGCGGGAGCGGGGGATTGATTTTTCTCCGGGTTTTGAAAAATGGTACCTGGATCTCGTGGCCATCGCCACGGTGACGGACATGATGCCCCTCATCGGAGAGAACCGCACCCTGGAAAAGTTCGGGCTCGTGGTGCTCGCAAAAACGCGGCGGCCGGGCCTGCGCAAACTGTTTGAAGCCGCCGGCATCGCGTCCGAGAAGCTGGACACGCGTTCCATCGGATTTCAGATCGGGCCGCGCCTTAACGCCGCAAGCCGCATGGACCACGCCAATCAGGCATTCGCGCTCCTCAATGCCGAAGACGAAAAACAAGCCGCCGAACTCGCGACAGAGCTTTGCTCATTGAATCAGCAGCGCCGGGACATCACCAAAGAAACATACGATCAGGCAATCGCGCAAATCGGCGATCCGGGCAACCGGAAAATTCTTTTCAGCCGGAATGAATCCTGGCCGCCGTCAATCGTCGGGCTGGTGGCCGGCAAAGTCTGCGATGATTACTATCGCCCGGTGATTCTCATCGGCCGCGAAGGGGAGAGGTGGCTTGGTTCGGGCCGGAGCATTCCCGAGTTTGACATTACTGCCGCCCTGCACTCGGCCGAAGAGCATCTGGCGCGCTTTGGCGGCCATCCCGGGGCCTGCGGCTTTGACATGAAGTCCGAGGCCGATATCGCGCCGTTTATTGAAAAACTCACCAAATACGCCGAAGAGCGATTAGCCTGCGTCGCGCTCGCGCCGGCCATAAATATTGAGGCCGAATTGGGGCTCGATGAAACAAATTTTGATCTGGTGCACGCGCTCGCTGAATTCGCGCCGCACGGCATGAATAATCCCAAGCCCATATTTTTGGCGCGCGATCTCACGGTCGTGAGTTTTGAAACCATGGGCATGGACCAAAAGCATCTGAAAATCGCGGTAAAGACTCCGGCCGGCGCCACAAAAAAATTAGTCGGTTTCGGCATCGCCGGCCGCATCTCCGAACTCAAAGTCGGCGCCAAGCTTGAACTCGCTTACGAACTTGATATCAACCAGTGGAATGGGAATCAGGAGCTGCAATTTAAAATTATTGATTTTAAATTATGA
- a CDS encoding ribonuclease HI family protein, with amino-acid sequence MKKLRIYTDGGARGNPGPAGIGAVIYDAQDQQAGALARISEFIGNATNNQAEYRALIAGLEKAAELGADQVEVISDSELLVKQCRGEYKIKNPDLAQLFMKVWNLIQKFKKVTFHHSLRSGNAEADALVNLAIDKNNR; translated from the coding sequence ATGAAAAAACTCCGTATCTACACCGACGGCGGTGCCCGTGGGAACCCCGGCCCGGCCGGTATTGGCGCCGTAATCTATGACGCCCAAGATCAGCAAGCCGGCGCGCTTGCGCGGATTTCGGAATTCATCGGCAATGCCACCAATAATCAGGCCGAATACCGCGCTCTGATCGCCGGACTTGAAAAAGCCGCCGAGCTCGGCGCCGACCAAGTGGAAGTAATTTCCGATTCCGAACTTTTGGTCAAGCAGTGCCGCGGCGAGTACAAAATCAAGAATCCGGATCTGGCCCAGCTCTTTATGAAAGTCTGGAACTTGATACAGAAATTCAAAAAAGTCACATTTCACCACTCATTGCGCTCGGGCAATGCCGAAGCCGACGCGTTGGTGAATTTGGCTATTGATAAAAACAACCGTTAG